A region of Salvelinus alpinus chromosome 24, SLU_Salpinus.1, whole genome shotgun sequence DNA encodes the following proteins:
- the fdxacb1 gene encoding ferredoxin-fold anticodon-binding domain-containing protein 1 isoform X1 — protein sequence MSGSEAEDSRDRTSQFKSTGRKHQVLSVRWCSVMTSSEGGDVVLLVGEGNFSFSAALSRIVATETDNITTGTDDIADGRGLRITATCLQTKEEALRHHGSAHNIHTITHSGGEVLFEVDCTRLSESVCLRGRQFDRVIFNFPHCGRKSGVKKNRLLLKHFFLSCVGVLKEEGEVLVSLCNGQGGTPADRPMREWHNSWQVVAMAAEAGLILNEVRPFDGERPDGYQSTGYRSQDKCFHAEQGVTHVFSRSVACSAPQRKDMEQHILGGQPLTYHIPAELSHYIHRGFLSSFNHPVRLVQDFLVQALERERPVSMVTEPLPLLIHSSPQRLNACCPELQDTHTHCYWLHPAHTHTTTHTPSGDHEHIDTVVDLLADTHITYNPEDEGRERDCSSRGKECVGEGEECVGEGEECVGEGEECVGEGEECVGEGEECVGEGEECVGEGEECVGEGEECVGEGEECVGEGEECVGEGEECVGEGEECVGEGEECVGEGEECVGEGEECVGEGEECVGVGGYVLRPSLLPQMEILREQREHREREEVLHGVSGLVFQRVHISPWSPPAFHQLLLWGTWPKASQSIPDLGRSLERLLTPYGLSLAEEEGSLWLAAEPMGRLGRLWADDLTDGVSVCLNLDLLASLVYSVPDWRLLWSPDPRFLNHFLPRPLPEQPFHPFSLFPQSFVYDISFWAGPDWQEAAFHALVREASRETVENVTLIDTYTPNTQTDTHPDVTHTSYCYRLTYRSHTRALSHTHALRLHTHLQSLLSTRMHLTVR from the exons ATCAGGTTCTGTCCGTCCGTTGGTGCAGCGTGATGACATCATCAGAAGGTGGGGATGTGGTGCTTCTGGTTGGAGAGGGGAACTTCTCGTTCTCTGCCGCTCTGAGCCGGATCGTCGCCACGGAGACCGATAACATCACCACAGGGACCGATGACATAGCCGATGGGAGGGGTTTGAGGATCACAGCCACCTGTCTCCAGACCAAAGAGGAGGCGCTACGACACCACGGCTCCGCCCACAacatacacacaatcacacactcaG gtGGGGAGGTGCTGTTTGAGGTGGATTGTACGCGTCTgtcagagagtgtgtgtctgcgtgGTCGACAGTTCGACCGCGTCATCTTTAACTTCCCTCACTGCGGTCGGAAGAGTGGCGTGAAGAAGAACAGGCTGCTGCTCAAACACTTCTTCctcag ctgtgtgggggtgctgaaggaggaaggggaggtgcTTGTGTCTCTGTGCAACGGGCAGGGCGGGACTCCAGCCGACCGGCCAATGAGAGAGTGGCACAACAGCTGGCAGGTGGTCGCCATGGCGGCAGAGGCAGGGCTTATCCTGAACGAAGTCCGCCCCTTCGATGGCGAGAGACCTGACGGTTACCAATCCACCGGGTACAG gAGCCAGGATAAGTGTTTCCATGCAGAGCAGGGCGTGACTCATGTCTTCAGTCGCAGTGTGGCCTGCAGCGCCCCCCAGAGGAAGGACATGGAGCAGCACATTCTGGGAGGACAACCACTGACCTACCACATACCTGCTGAACTATCACattacatacacag gggTTTTCTCTCTAGTTTTAATCATCCCGTCAGGTTGGTTCAGGACTTTCTGGTTCAGGCCCTGGAGAGGGAGCGGCCTGTCTCCATGGTTACGGAGCCCCTCCCCCTGCTCATACACTCCTCCCCCCAGAGACTAAATGCCTGTTGCCCTGAgctacaagacacacacacacattgctacTGGCTACaccccgcccacacacacaccaccacacacacaccctcgggTGATCACGAACACATAGACACTGTAGTGGACTTActggcagacacacacataacCTACAACCCAGAGGatgagggacgggagagagactGTAGCAGCCGTGGGAAGGAGTGTGTAGGTGAGGGAGAGGAGTGTGTAGGTGAGGGAGAGGAGTGTGTAGGTGAGGGAGAGGAGTGTGTAGGTGAGGGAGAGGAGTGTGTAGGTGAGGGAGAGGAGTGTGTAGGTGAGGGAGAGGAGTGTGTAGGTGAGGGAGAGGAGTGTGTAGGTGAGGGAGAGGAGTGTGTAGGTGAGGGAGAGGAGTGTGTAGGTGAGGGAGAGGAGTGTGTAGGTGAGGGAGAGGAGTGTGTAGGTGAGGGAGAGGAGTGTGTAGGTGAGGGAGAGGAGTGTGTAGGTGAGGGAGAGGAGTGTGTAGGTGAGGGAGAGGAGTGTGTAGGTGAGGGAGAGGAGTGTGTAGGTGTTGGGGGATACGTGCTGCGTCCTTCTCTACTGCCTCAGATGGAGATCCTGAGAGAGCAgcgagaacacagagagagagaggaggttctgCATGGTGTGAGCGGCCTAGTCTTTCAGAGAGTTCACATCAGTCCCTGGTCCCCACCTGCCTTCCACCAGCTCCTCCTCTGGGGAACGTGGCCCAAAGCCTCTCAGTCAATCCCTGACCTGGGGCGGAGTCTGGAGCGTCTGCTGACCCCCTACGGGCTTTCCCTGGCTGAGGAGGAGGGGTCTCTGTGGCTGGCGGCCGAGCCAATGGGACGGCTAGGCCGGCTGTGGGCTGATGACCTCACCGATGGCGTCAGTGTGTGTCTGAACCTTGACCTCCTGGCGTCACTGGTCTACTCCGTACCTGACTGGCGCCTGCTCTGGTCACCTGACCCCCGCTTCCTCAACCACTTCCTGCCCCGCCCATTGCCAGAGCAACCGTTCCATCCCTTCTCCCTGTTTCCACAGAGCTTTGTTTATGACATCAGCTTCTGGGCGGGGCCAGACTGGCAGGAGGCAGCGTTTCATGCTCTGGTCAGAGAGGCCAGTAGAGAGACGGTGGAGAATGTTACGCTCATAGACACCTACACACCCAACACACAGACCGACACACACCCTGACGTAACACACACCAGCTACTGTTACAGACTCACCTATCGCTCACACACACGcgccctctcacacacacacgcgctcagACTCCACACACACCTGCAAAGCCTGCTGTCCACACGCATGCATCTCACCGTCaggtag
- the fdxacb1 gene encoding ferredoxin-fold anticodon-binding domain-containing protein 1 isoform X2: protein MTSSEGGDVVLLVGEGNFSFSAALSRIVATETDNITTGTDDIADGRGLRITATCLQTKEEALRHHGSAHNIHTITHSGGEVLFEVDCTRLSESVCLRGRQFDRVIFNFPHCGRKSGVKKNRLLLKHFFLSCVGVLKEEGEVLVSLCNGQGGTPADRPMREWHNSWQVVAMAAEAGLILNEVRPFDGERPDGYQSTGYRSQDKCFHAEQGVTHVFSRSVACSAPQRKDMEQHILGGQPLTYHIPAELSHYIHRGFLSSFNHPVRLVQDFLVQALERERPVSMVTEPLPLLIHSSPQRLNACCPELQDTHTHCYWLHPAHTHTTTHTPSGDHEHIDTVVDLLADTHITYNPEDEGRERDCSSRGKECVGEGEECVGEGEECVGEGEECVGEGEECVGEGEECVGEGEECVGEGEECVGEGEECVGEGEECVGEGEECVGEGEECVGEGEECVGEGEECVGEGEECVGEGEECVGEGEECVGVGGYVLRPSLLPQMEILREQREHREREEVLHGVSGLVFQRVHISPWSPPAFHQLLLWGTWPKASQSIPDLGRSLERLLTPYGLSLAEEEGSLWLAAEPMGRLGRLWADDLTDGVSVCLNLDLLASLVYSVPDWRLLWSPDPRFLNHFLPRPLPEQPFHPFSLFPQSFVYDISFWAGPDWQEAAFHALVREASRETVENVTLIDTYTPNTQTDTHPDVTHTSYCYRLTYRSHTRALSHTHALRLHTHLQSLLSTRMHLTVR from the exons ATGACATCATCAGAAGGTGGGGATGTGGTGCTTCTGGTTGGAGAGGGGAACTTCTCGTTCTCTGCCGCTCTGAGCCGGATCGTCGCCACGGAGACCGATAACATCACCACAGGGACCGATGACATAGCCGATGGGAGGGGTTTGAGGATCACAGCCACCTGTCTCCAGACCAAAGAGGAGGCGCTACGACACCACGGCTCCGCCCACAacatacacacaatcacacactcaG gtGGGGAGGTGCTGTTTGAGGTGGATTGTACGCGTCTgtcagagagtgtgtgtctgcgtgGTCGACAGTTCGACCGCGTCATCTTTAACTTCCCTCACTGCGGTCGGAAGAGTGGCGTGAAGAAGAACAGGCTGCTGCTCAAACACTTCTTCctcag ctgtgtgggggtgctgaaggaggaaggggaggtgcTTGTGTCTCTGTGCAACGGGCAGGGCGGGACTCCAGCCGACCGGCCAATGAGAGAGTGGCACAACAGCTGGCAGGTGGTCGCCATGGCGGCAGAGGCAGGGCTTATCCTGAACGAAGTCCGCCCCTTCGATGGCGAGAGACCTGACGGTTACCAATCCACCGGGTACAG gAGCCAGGATAAGTGTTTCCATGCAGAGCAGGGCGTGACTCATGTCTTCAGTCGCAGTGTGGCCTGCAGCGCCCCCCAGAGGAAGGACATGGAGCAGCACATTCTGGGAGGACAACCACTGACCTACCACATACCTGCTGAACTATCACattacatacacag gggTTTTCTCTCTAGTTTTAATCATCCCGTCAGGTTGGTTCAGGACTTTCTGGTTCAGGCCCTGGAGAGGGAGCGGCCTGTCTCCATGGTTACGGAGCCCCTCCCCCTGCTCATACACTCCTCCCCCCAGAGACTAAATGCCTGTTGCCCTGAgctacaagacacacacacacattgctacTGGCTACaccccgcccacacacacaccaccacacacacaccctcgggTGATCACGAACACATAGACACTGTAGTGGACTTActggcagacacacacataacCTACAACCCAGAGGatgagggacgggagagagactGTAGCAGCCGTGGGAAGGAGTGTGTAGGTGAGGGAGAGGAGTGTGTAGGTGAGGGAGAGGAGTGTGTAGGTGAGGGAGAGGAGTGTGTAGGTGAGGGAGAGGAGTGTGTAGGTGAGGGAGAGGAGTGTGTAGGTGAGGGAGAGGAGTGTGTAGGTGAGGGAGAGGAGTGTGTAGGTGAGGGAGAGGAGTGTGTAGGTGAGGGAGAGGAGTGTGTAGGTGAGGGAGAGGAGTGTGTAGGTGAGGGAGAGGAGTGTGTAGGTGAGGGAGAGGAGTGTGTAGGTGAGGGAGAGGAGTGTGTAGGTGAGGGAGAGGAGTGTGTAGGTGAGGGAGAGGAGTGTGTAGGTGAGGGAGAGGAGTGTGTAGGTGTTGGGGGATACGTGCTGCGTCCTTCTCTACTGCCTCAGATGGAGATCCTGAGAGAGCAgcgagaacacagagagagagaggaggttctgCATGGTGTGAGCGGCCTAGTCTTTCAGAGAGTTCACATCAGTCCCTGGTCCCCACCTGCCTTCCACCAGCTCCTCCTCTGGGGAACGTGGCCCAAAGCCTCTCAGTCAATCCCTGACCTGGGGCGGAGTCTGGAGCGTCTGCTGACCCCCTACGGGCTTTCCCTGGCTGAGGAGGAGGGGTCTCTGTGGCTGGCGGCCGAGCCAATGGGACGGCTAGGCCGGCTGTGGGCTGATGACCTCACCGATGGCGTCAGTGTGTGTCTGAACCTTGACCTCCTGGCGTCACTGGTCTACTCCGTACCTGACTGGCGCCTGCTCTGGTCACCTGACCCCCGCTTCCTCAACCACTTCCTGCCCCGCCCATTGCCAGAGCAACCGTTCCATCCCTTCTCCCTGTTTCCACAGAGCTTTGTTTATGACATCAGCTTCTGGGCGGGGCCAGACTGGCAGGAGGCAGCGTTTCATGCTCTGGTCAGAGAGGCCAGTAGAGAGACGGTGGAGAATGTTACGCTCATAGACACCTACACACCCAACACACAGACCGACACACACCCTGACGTAACACACACCAGCTACTGTTACAGACTCACCTATCGCTCACACACACGcgccctctcacacacacacgcgctcagACTCCACACACACCTGCAAAGCCTGCTGTCCACACGCATGCATCTCACCGTCaggtag